The following are encoded in a window of Fluviibacter phosphoraccumulans genomic DNA:
- a CDS encoding NADAR family protein, which yields MSKTPLAARKRTTKQAAPVAEIHFYRANEQPYGSFSNLYKRAIEFEGILYPTSEHAYQAGKANKPAVRDWILSAPSPALAAMAAHGLYVWDVVPNWAQIKFDRMRGVLRAKFDQHADLRELLLSTGNARLVEAGTVNNAVNRLWGEVDGKGENLLGVMLMELRLFYAKQQGTRTIKVKTSSDGDSPKSRKSTANRTSVTV from the coding sequence ATGAGCAAAACGCCTCTGGCGGCGCGAAAACGTACCACTAAGCAAGCTGCACCAGTTGCGGAAATTCACTTTTATCGCGCCAACGAGCAACCGTACGGATCCTTTAGCAATTTATATAAGCGTGCTATCGAATTTGAGGGAATTCTCTACCCAACATCTGAACATGCATATCAGGCGGGCAAAGCGAACAAGCCGGCTGTTCGTGACTGGATCCTCAGCGCGCCATCGCCGGCCTTAGCGGCTATGGCGGCCCACGGCCTGTATGTTTGGGACGTAGTTCCTAACTGGGCCCAGATTAAATTTGACCGTATGCGCGGGGTTCTTCGTGCGAAGTTCGATCAACACGCCGACCTACGAGAACTACTCCTGTCAACAGGAAACGCTAGACTCGTCGAAGCCGGAACAGTAAATAACGCAGTCAACCGTCTATGGGGAGAGGTAGATGGGAAAGGCGAGAATCTGCTCGGAGTTATGCTAATGGAATTGCGGTTATTCTACGCCAAGCAGCAGGGCACACGTACAATCAAAGTCAAGACGTCCTCTGACGGCGACTCCCCAAAAAGCAGAAAGAGCACCGCCAATCGTACGTCTGTGACAGTATGA
- a CDS encoding HAD family hydrolase, with product MIAQRMPLAASHYEDELAQLGNSYAVACAADIDALKLAIASASECSMIGVGSGGSFTVAALLCSLHEAYTGRVSRPSTPLEIICSPALASSSPVFLVSAEGKNPDIVEALERARRFSSRTIHVLTNRYNSPLMEHVRTLPGVRAYVFELGKKDGYLATNSLLLDAVLVARAYGELDGLLEPIPANIEALRVGDQSVEEWLAAAQPFIAEAVQRGALTIVYSPLLRPIAIDLESKLSEGALLHTQLADLRSYAHGRHLWLAQRPQDCAVLALVEPSLGALWEGMRSKFPPDIPTLSLSLCGADPVQLITGLVAQMHLVAAVGRRLSMDPGRPNVPTYGREIHYANLHDVIPLPQAIAPSEEQSKYEVLGAHWPSLRSHGTVSRAAKAFSESILAQRFRAIVFDYDGTLCSSQSKDGPPPSDVIDHLVRLARAGVVVGIASGRGGSIQTCLQDVLPGDVLPRIRLGLYNGGWIAGADNVPKASLETSEFLSHVTRIVARLKSMGVPILSHRATPPYQVSVRFREGIATDAMWFVIADALRQAGLDLSTMVRSKHSVDILAQNVSKSALVANIIQQDKVDPYQILTMGDQGAWPGNDAALLEHRFSLSVDMPSRRLDRGWKLAPAEKRDVDATLWYLARLRIDDGAFRIDLSDRGESRRDP from the coding sequence ATGATCGCCCAACGCATGCCATTGGCTGCCAGCCACTATGAGGATGAACTGGCGCAGCTTGGGAACAGTTATGCAGTGGCATGTGCTGCTGACATTGATGCGCTGAAGCTTGCGATCGCCAGTGCATCCGAATGCAGCATGATTGGCGTTGGGTCAGGAGGTTCATTCACAGTAGCCGCGCTACTTTGCAGCCTCCACGAAGCTTATACGGGACGAGTATCGCGCCCGTCAACCCCGCTTGAGATTATCTGTAGTCCTGCGTTGGCGTCTTCCAGTCCGGTGTTTCTTGTTTCGGCAGAGGGCAAGAATCCCGACATCGTGGAGGCGCTTGAACGAGCACGGCGCTTTAGCTCTCGGACCATCCACGTCCTGACCAATCGGTACAACAGCCCTTTAATGGAGCACGTTAGAACACTGCCCGGTGTAAGAGCCTATGTGTTCGAGTTGGGCAAGAAAGATGGTTACTTGGCTACAAACAGCCTGCTGCTTGATGCGGTGTTGGTTGCAAGAGCTTATGGGGAGCTCGACGGTCTTCTCGAACCAATACCTGCCAACATTGAGGCGTTGCGAGTGGGCGATCAGTCAGTGGAGGAATGGCTAGCCGCCGCACAACCATTCATTGCTGAAGCAGTGCAGCGCGGCGCGCTAACCATCGTTTACTCGCCTCTGCTAAGGCCTATTGCGATTGACCTGGAGTCCAAACTATCCGAAGGGGCATTGCTCCACACGCAACTAGCTGACCTGCGTTCCTACGCACACGGACGGCACCTATGGCTAGCGCAACGTCCTCAAGACTGCGCCGTTCTCGCGTTGGTCGAGCCTTCTCTGGGCGCACTGTGGGAAGGGATGCGAAGCAAATTTCCGCCCGACATTCCTACACTTTCACTGTCACTGTGTGGCGCGGACCCGGTCCAACTTATTACGGGGCTCGTTGCGCAAATGCACCTTGTAGCTGCAGTTGGTCGCCGACTGAGCATGGACCCTGGACGCCCAAACGTGCCAACTTATGGGCGAGAAATTCACTACGCCAACCTACACGATGTAATCCCGCTGCCGCAAGCAATAGCCCCAAGCGAGGAGCAATCGAAATACGAGGTGCTCGGAGCCCATTGGCCATCCTTGCGCAGCCACGGCACGGTAAGCCGCGCAGCAAAGGCATTCTCAGAGTCGATATTGGCTCAACGCTTCAGGGCAATAGTTTTCGACTACGATGGTACGTTGTGTAGTTCACAATCCAAGGATGGCCCACCTCCATCTGACGTTATCGATCATCTCGTGCGGCTAGCGCGTGCTGGTGTTGTGGTTGGCATTGCTTCGGGGAGAGGCGGTTCAATACAGACATGCTTACAGGACGTCCTCCCAGGGGATGTCCTGCCACGAATCCGGCTGGGTCTCTACAACGGCGGCTGGATAGCGGGGGCGGATAACGTGCCCAAAGCGTCACTAGAGACAAGTGAGTTCCTCAGCCACGTAACTCGTATCGTGGCACGTTTAAAGTCAATGGGAGTGCCCATTCTATCCCACCGGGCCACACCGCCCTATCAGGTAAGCGTGCGGTTCCGTGAAGGCATTGCGACCGATGCCATGTGGTTTGTGATCGCCGACGCACTACGCCAGGCTGGGCTCGATCTCTCGACGATGGTACGTAGCAAGCACTCTGTCGACATCCTTGCCCAGAATGTAAGTAAGTCAGCTCTTGTCGCGAATATCATTCAGCAGGACAAGGTGGACCCCTACCAGATTCTCACCATGGGTGATCAGGGAGCTTGGCCTGGCAATGACGCTGCGCTGCTGGAACACAGATTTTCGCTAAGTGTGGATATGCCTTCTCGTCGTCTGGACAGAGGCTGGAAACTTGCGCCAGCAGAGAAGCGCGATGTCGATGCCACGCTGTGGTACCTCGCCCGGTTGAGGATTGATGATGGCGCGTTTCGCATAGATCTTTCGGATCGTGGTGAGAGTAGGAGGGACCCATAG